One genomic window of Fusarium keratoplasticum isolate Fu6.1 chromosome 3, whole genome shotgun sequence includes the following:
- a CDS encoding INTRADIOL-DIOXYGENAS domain-containing protein has product MARLTSLLAVGLSLCSSVMGHPGEAHDPKHMAREIHARNNMAAIGRRSLESCSGSTAAQALKARSIERRTSRVRSLRAKRGITTPSKKYRRDTDDLTSWEDVNHNMTGSVSYDMFTPLADIFDANSSCILSPEITAGPYYVVGEFLRSNVIESEYCDGVPLFLEVQYVDVASCEPVPVAAVDIWNANATGVYSGISVSGNEAADGVNSTYLRGVQITDHDGVVQFETIFPGHYQGRATHTHLLTHTNATVMPNGTISVWNAPVAHIGQLFWPETLRSAVEATYPYNTNTQDVTSNDEDMWSVLQADASFDPFPQYVYLGDKVEDGIFAWIQIGVNASVDYSTDDYYGVAGYLGEDGGHALDSGIGGGGEGGEGGGAGGPPPSGAQSGMMPTGTMAP; this is encoded by the exons ATGGCTCGTCTCACCTCTCTTCTCGCCGTCGGCCTTAGCCTCTGCAGTTCCGTCATGGGCCATCCCGGAGAGGCTCATGATCCAAAGCACATGGCCAGGGAAATCCACGCCCGTAATAACATGGCAGCCATTGGTCGACGATCCTTGGAATCGTGCTCAGGCTCTACCGCTGCTCAAGCGCTGAAGGCTCGTTCGATCGAGCGACGCACGAGTCGAGTTCGTTCTCTACGGGCGAAAAGGGGCATCACCACTC CTTCCAAGAAGTACCGCCGCGATACCGATGACCTGACCAGCTGGGAGGATGTCAACCACAACATGACTGGCTCAGTTTCGTACGACATGTTCACACCATTGGCAGACATCTTCGACGCCAACTCCAGTTGCATTCTGTCCCCTGAGATCACTGCTGGACCTTACTATGTCGTCGGAGAGTTTCTCAGATCCAACGTCATCGAGTCCGAGTACTGTGACGGAGTTCCACTCTTTCTCGAGGTCCAGTATGTCGACGTGGCCAGCTGCGAACCCGTTCCTGTCGCCGCCGTTGACATCTGGAACGCCAATGCAACTGGAGTTTACTCTGGCATCAGCGTCTCAGGCAATGAAGCCGCCGACGGTGTCAACAGTACATACCTCCGAGGTGTCCAAATCACCGACCACGACGGTGTGGTTCAGTTCGAAACCATCTTCCCTGGTCACTATCAGGGCCGAGCAACACACACTCATCTCCTCACGCACACCAACGCGACAGTCATGCCCAATGGCACGATTTCCGTCTGGAACGCCCCCGTCGCCCATATCGGCCAGCTCTTCTGGCCCGAGACGTTGCGATCGGCTGTCGAGGCGACATATCcctacaacaccaacactCAAGACGTCACAAGCAATGATGAGGATATGTGGTCAGTCCTCCAGGCCGACGCGTCTTTTGATCCCTTCCCTCAGTATGTGTATCTTGGCGAcaaggttgaagatggaatCTTTGCATGGATCCAAATTGGAGTCAACGCCTCTGTGGACTACTCAACTGATGACTACTACGGTGTTGCCGGATACTTGGGTGAGGACGGAGGCCACGCCTTGGATAGCGGAATTGGCGGAggtggtgagggtggtgagggtggtggtgctggcggCCCTCCTCCCAGCGGAGCTCAAAGCGGCATGATGCCAACAGGGACCATGGCTCCTTAA
- a CDS encoding AB hydrolase-1 domain-containing protein, protein MASGWCPDSYRSLYSADPVNTHVLTFDYQGYGMSTGHPSEAGVITDALAVADWAINTASIPPERIVIFGQSLGSAVAIALVNESAQRQPSDHFTGLVVTATFQGIPQLTATYRIGGFIPVLSPVARIRPLFYSLLTEADKQVGQFSQAWGVCQGS, encoded by the coding sequence ATGGCAAGTGGGTGGTGCCCGGACAGTTACCGCTCACTGTACTCCGCCGATCCCGTCAACACCCATGTCCTGACCTTTGACTACCAGGGCTATGGAATGTCTACGGGCCATCCATCCGAGGCCGGCGTTATCACGGATGCCCTAGCAGTGGCTGACTGGGCCATCAATACGGCCAGCATCCCGCCTGAGCGGATTGTCATCTTTGGTCAGAGCCTTGGATCTGCAGTAGCCATTGCTCTCGTCAATGAAAGTGCTCAACGTCAACCCTCAGATCACTTTACTGGGCTGGTCGTGACAGCTACCTTTCAAGGCATTCCACAGCTGACGGCCACATACCGCATTGGTGGTTTCATCCCGGTACTCTCACCGGTTGCCAGGATTAGGCCACTCTTCTACTCTCTTCTCACAGAGGCTGACAAGCAAGTGGGACAATTTTCGCAGGCTTGGGGAGTTTGTCAAGGAAGCTGA
- a CDS encoding Glyco-transf-28 domain-containing protein, which yields MALNRVVSRGPGHIALDDSHIHHGPSSDVIADGRVKVQFHDNPEALAIWCDRFRGSFAGELPSLEHLEPPKPRRTKSFEVLADVEKPATGPRLNIAIHIVGSRGDVQPFIPIAQLLMKPPYGHRVRICTHPVFKDFVEAQGVEFFSIGGDPEALMAYMVKNPGLLPSRESLRGGDVGKRRREMSEIINGAWRSCIEAGDGMGERVTAADVKNADDLFIADAIIANPPSMAHIHCAEKLGIPLHMVFTMPWSPTKAFPHPLAAMSYGEADKSTANYLSFMMMELLTWQGLGDLINKFRAQTLHLDPVSPMWGFQLLPRLRVPYSYLWSESLIPKPTDWESHLNITGFSFLPLANSYTPPQDLIDFLNGGPAPIYIGFGSIVVDDPQALTRMIFQAIKIAGVRAIVSKGWGGVGAGDVPENVYLIGNCPHDWLFKRVSAVVHHGGAGTTAAGIAAGRPTVIVPFFGDQPFWGQMMARAGAGPTSVPFKDLTAEILAESITFALKPEVQEVAMEMALNIEEEDGAGYAAMDIQDRLEVDNMRCDICPERLATWLHRHSGAHLSGFAVSCLVDKGLIMPDDIKPLRHKHWYVDEGAEHPVIGAIAAASGFVSAVGTATSDYSKRLKAPTPVRPRRRSSVGGRNLPLPEDMETHIGILGDVVGPDAMTPTDMRVVAQKMATKSLCTAYPSAAIVRPAASIHEKHKKAWKSHEQGRYGRAYYLTRVTGRYACDLAKATAKAPVAFFYNVANGFHNVPSYGWAGVDVRRRDEITGLGSGIKTAGKEFSLGTWDAFSGLVQKPYEDSKQKGIKGLGRGIVRGGLGFFSNLGSAFFGLPGYTLKGLEKELHKHHLTKLKAEILLIRLRQGINDWRKATPEQKTEVVRRWKALGLAH from the exons ATGGCCCTCAATCGCGTCGTGTCGCGTGGCCCCGGCCACATCGCGCTTGACGACTCccacatccatcatggcccgTCCAGCGACGTCATTGCCGATGGACGCGTCAAGGTGCAGTTCCACGACAACCCGGAAGCGCTGGCGATATGGTGCGATCGCTTCCGAGGCTCCTTTGCTGGCGAGCTTCCGAGCCTGGAACACCTGGAACCGCCcaagccgaggaggacgaagagcTTCGAGGTCCTTGCAGACGTGGAGAAGCCTGCAACAGGACCGCGTCTCAATATCGCCATCCACATCGTCGGCTCACGAGGCGATGTTCAACCATTTATTCCTATCGCTCAACTGCTCATGAAACCGCCATACGGCCATCGTGTGCGCATCTGCACCCATCCCGTCTtcaaggactttgtcgaGGCTCAAGGAGTTGAGTTTTTCAGCATCGGTGGCGACCCTGAGGCTCTCATGGCCTACATGGTCAAGAATCCCGGACTCCTGCCAAGCCGAGAAAGTCTCAGAGGCGGTGATGTGggaaagaggaggagagaaatGTCGGAGATCATCAATGGAGCTTGGCGAAGTTGCATCGAGGCGGGCGATGGAATGGGAGAGCGGGTGACAGCTGCAGACGTGAAAAACGCCGATGATCTCTTCATCGCTGATGCTATAATAGCAAACCCACCGTCGATGGCACATATCCATTGtgccgagaagctgggcattCCGCTACATATGGTCTTCACAATGCCGTGGTCACCAACCAAGGCGTTTCCTCATCCCTTGGCTGCTATGAGCTATGGCGAGGCCGATAAGAGCACAGCGAATTACCTCTctttcatgatgatggagcttTTGACTTGGCAAGG CTTGGGAGACTTGATCAACAAGTTCCGCGCTCAAACATTACATCTTGATCCCGTCAGTCCGATGTGGGGATTTCAACTTCTGCCCAGGCTCCGAGTCCCTTACAGCTATCTTTGGTCAGAGTCTTTGATACCGAAACCAACAGACTGGGAATCTCACCTCAACATCACTGGGTTTTCTTTCTTGCCTTTGGCTAATTCATACACGCCTCCACAGGACTTGATCGATTTTCTGAACGGTGGACCTGCCCCAATCTATATCGGATTTGGATCTATTGTCGTTGATGATCCGCAAGCGCTCACACGGATGATAttccaagccatcaagattgCTGGCGTTCGGGCCATCGTATCCAAGGGCTGGGGAGGTGTTGGTGCCGGGGATGTCCCTGAAAACGTGTACCTCATCGGGAACTGTCCTCACGATTGGCTTTTCAAACGCGTTTCTGCTGTCGTCCATCATGGTGGTGCTGGTACCACAGCTGCCGGCATCGCGGCCGGTCGACCGACTGTGATAGTACCATTCTTCGGCGACCAGCCGTTTTGGGGTCAGATGATGGCACGGGCCGGAGCCGGGCCGACGTCTGTACCCTTCAAGGACTTGACAGCTGAGATCCTGGCAGAGAGCATCACCTTTGCACTCAAGCCAGAGGTCCAAGAGGTAgccatggagatggcgtTGAAtatcgaggaagaagacggagcAGGGTACGCAGCCATGGACATTCAAGACCGCCTGGAGGTGGATAACATGCGCTGCGATATATGCCCCGAACGATTGGCCACCTGGCTCCATCGGCACTCAGGAGCCCATCTGAGCGGTTTCGCAGTCTCTTGCCTAGTCGATAAGGGACTGATTATGCCGGACGATATCAAACCTCTTCGCCATAAACACTGGTACGTCGATGAGGGTGCTGAGCATCCCGTCATTGGTGCCATAGCTGCCGCTTCAGGCTTTGTCTCAGCTGTTGGTACTGCCACTTCCGACTACTCAAAGCGTTTGAAGGCACCAACTCCGGTaaggccaaggcggcgcAGTTCTGTAGGAGGCAGAAATCTTCCACTCCCAGAAGACATGGAAACCCACATTGGCATCCTAGGGGACGTTGTTGGACCAGATGCTATGACGCCAACCGACATGAGGGTCGTTGCACAGAAGATGGCTACAAAATCACTTTGCACTGCCTACCCATCTGCCGCCATTGTCAGACCAGCAGCTTCTATCCATGAGAAACACAAGAAAGCCTGGAAGTCTCACGAACAAGGGCGATACGGGCGTGCCTACTACCTTACACGTGTCACGGGGAGGTATGCTTGCGACCTCGCCAAGGCTACCGCCAAGGCTCCCGTGGCATTCTTCTACAACGTCGCCAATGGGTTCCACAACGTCCCGTCATACGGGTGGGCCGGTGTGGACGTACGCCGGCGTGACGAAATCACAGGCTTGGGCAGCGGGATCAAGACAGCTGGCAAGGAGTTCTCCTTGGGGACCTGGGATGCCTTTAGTGGGCTCGTACAAAAGCCCTATGAGGATTCAAAACAGAAGGGTATCAAAGGTTTGGGCAGGGGAATAGTCCGTGGTGGACTCGGATTCTTCAGTAACCTGGGCTCAG CGTTTTTTGGACTCCCAGGTTACACACTGAAGGGCCTTGAGAAAGAACTCCATAAGCATCATTTGACGAAGCTCAAGGCAGAGATCTTGTTGATTCGGTTGAGACAAGGCATTAATGATTGGAGAAAGGCTACCCCCGAACAAAAGACCGAAGTTGTACGACGATGGAAGGCTTTGGGATTGGCTCACTGA